Proteins found in one bacterium genomic segment:
- the coaE gene encoding dephospho-CoA kinase (Dephospho-CoA kinase (CoaE) performs the final step in coenzyme A biosynthesis.): protein MVERPPTVEPRRPDGRLLRRWVVTGPIGAGKSQAVAEMAALGARVVDADAEGRALLAEPGMPAAVAAALGPDVLRGGEVDRAAVAALVFADPGALARLNALTHPRLAARLDARLREHEAAAREPGLAVVEAAVYFLLPPFGPVDLVVVVDAPLELRVSRLAASGRFDAAAARVRAEAQRSLLGAYTRADVVLRNEGGPEDLRRAVRALVAARAPELTSPDAPPREGP, encoded by the coding sequence ATGGTTGAGCGACCGCCCACGGTCGAGCCGCGCCGCCCGGACGGGCGGCTCCTGCGGCGCTGGGTGGTGACCGGTCCCATCGGCGCGGGCAAGTCGCAGGCCGTCGCCGAAATGGCCGCGCTGGGGGCGAGGGTCGTCGACGCCGACGCCGAGGGTCGGGCCCTGCTCGCGGAACCGGGGATGCCGGCGGCCGTGGCGGCCGCCCTCGGACCCGACGTGCTGCGCGGGGGCGAGGTGGACCGCGCCGCGGTCGCCGCGCTGGTCTTCGCCGATCCCGGGGCCCTGGCGCGCCTGAACGCCCTGACGCACCCGCGCCTGGCGGCCCGCCTCGACGCGCGCCTGCGCGAGCACGAGGCGGCGGCCAGGGAGCCGGGTCTTGCGGTCGTGGAGGCCGCCGTGTACTTTCTGCTTCCGCCGTTCGGACCGGTGGATCTGGTGGTGGTGGTCGACGCCCCGCTGGAACTCAGGGTGAGCCGCCTGGCCGCCTCGGGCCGGTTCGACGCCGCGGCGGCCCGCGTCCGCGCCGAGGCCCAGCGTTCCCTGCTGGGCGCCTACACCCGCGCCGACGTCGTCTTGAGGAACGAGGGCGGACCCGAAGACCTGCGACGCGCGGTGCGCGCGCTGGTCGCCGCCCGCGCGCCGGAGCTGACCAGCCCGGACGCGCCACCCCGGGAGGGGCCATGA